The genomic region CAGAAGATGAGCCGGTAAAAGCTGTTCGAAGGAAGAAAAACGCATCTATGGTTCTGATGGCTAATGAAGTAAAGGAAGGAAGAGCTGATGCGTGTATTTCAGCTGGAAATACCGGGGCATTAATGAGTGCGGGTTTATTCATTGTTGGCCGGATCAAAGGAATTGACCGTCCAGCCTTAAGTCCAACCCTTCCAACCCTAGATGGAAAAGGCTTTTTGCTGTTGGATGTCGGGGCAAATGTCGATGCAAAACCTCAGCACTTATTGCAATACGGACTGATGGGTTCCATTTATGCTGAAAAAGTGAGAGGCATCACGAATCCAAGGGTGGGTCTGTTAAACGTTGGTACCGAAAGTCAAAAAGGAAGTGACTTAGCGAAGAAGGCCTTTGATTTAATGGATGATGCCCCGATTCATTTTGTGGGTAATGTTGAAGCCAGAGACTTTTTAAATGGTGTGGCAGATGTCGTTGTCACCGATGGATTCTCAGGCAATATTGCCCTTAAATCCATAGAGGGAACTGCATTAGGTATGTTTTCCATGATGAAGGAAGTTTTCATGAAAAATGTAAAAACAAAAATTGCTGCAAGTGTTTTAAAATCTGATTTAAAAGGTCTTAAGAATAAGCTGGACTACTCAGAATATGGAGGTGCCGGATTATTTGGACTGGCAGCTCCGGTGATAAAGGCGCATGGTTCTTCTAATGAAACAGCTGTATATAATGCGATTCAGCAGGCCTGTCAACTGGTTGAACAGGATGTCACAGCGAAAATAGAAGAAACAGTCCAATCCTATAAAGCAGAGGAGGGGAATGAATGAAAAAAGTAGCGTTTCTATTTCCCGGACAGGGATCTCAGGAGACTGGTATGGCAAAAGCCTTTTATGAAAAGGATGAGGATGTAAGAACTTTAGTGGATCAGGCCGAGGAAGTTCTTCAAGTACCAATTAAAAAGTTAATGTTTGAAGGCCCTCAGGAAGAGCTGACTAAAACGGAGCATGCACAGCCGGCTTTGTTATTATCCAGCTTAGCTGCGTTAAAAGTTCTTGAGAAGGAAGGCATCCGTCCTGAAATGGCAGCAGGACACAGCCTCGGAGAATACAGTGCATTGGTAAGTGCCGGTGCCCTATCCGCTGAAGATGGCTTAAAGCTTGTTCAGAAACGGGGACAATTAATGGAGAAAGCATACCCTGCCGGCAAAGGCTCTATGGCTGCTGTGTTAGGGCTTGATGAATCCACGGTTCAACACACGATACAAGAGATTTCCGAACAGGGAGAGGTCGTTGATATTGCCAATGACAATTGTCCTGGACAAATTGTTATCTCTGGAACGAAACAGGGGATTGAACAAGCAGTTGACAAACTGAAGGAGAATGGTGCGAAAAAGGTGCTTCCGTTAAATGTGAGTGGGCCGTTCCATTCCAGATTAATGGAGCCTGCCAGTGGTGAATTGGCAGCAGAGCTTAATCAGGTGAACATAAAAGATGCGGATTTCCCCGTTTATGCAAATGTCACTGCCGAACCCGTTCAGGACCAGACAGAAATTAGAGACCTCCTTGTTAAACAGCTTTACTCACCAGTTCGATTTTCAGAAACCATTTCAAATATGCTGGAAAAGGATGTTGATGCGTTTGTCGAGGTGGGTAATGGCAAGGTTTTATCCGGACTGGTCCGTAAAGTGAAACGAAGAGCGAAAACATTCTCTGTTCAGGATCCGGATTCCATGAACGCTTTTCTTGAGTGGTATAAGGAGGATTCATAATGTTAGGTGGGAAAAATGCATTAGTAACAGGAGCATCACGGGGGATTGGTCGTGCTATTGCGATTGAGCTAGCCCAAAATGGTGCGAACGTTGCGGTTAACTATGCAGGAAACGAACAGAAAGCAAACGAAGTCGTTAAGGAAATTGAAGACTTAGGAGGCCGGGCATTCCCTGTGCAGGCGAATGTTTCCAGTTCAGATGATGTTAAGGGAATGATTAAGAGCGTGATTGACACATTTGGTTCCCTTGACATTCTTGTAAACAATGCAGGCATCACTCGGGATAATTTACTAATGAGAATGAAGGAAGAAGAGTTTGAAGACGTCATTGATACGAACTTAAAAGGAGTCTTCTTAACAACAAAGGCTGTAACAAGGCAAATGATGAAACAAAAGGGCGGCCGAATCATTAACATTGCTTCCATTGTTGGAGTGGCAGGAAATCCGGGGCAGGCAAATTATGTAGCCGCTAAGGCCGGAGTTATTGGTTTGACGAAAACGACAGCCAAAGAGCTTGCTTCCCGTAATATTCTGGTGAATGCCGTAGCACCCGGGTATATCTCAACAGATATGACAGATGAACTGGATGAGGAGACCCGTGAAATGATGCTATCTGCCATTCCGTTAAACCGTCTGGGCAAACCAGAGAATGTGGCAAAAGTCGTCAAATTCCTGGCCTCCGAAGACGCCGCATACATGACAGGCCAGACCCTCCACGTAGACGGCGGAATGGTTATGTAGAAAGAAAAGCGAAGGCGACCGTTATTTTACATTCCATCGAAGGGAGGTGACAACAATGGCAGACGTTTTTGAACGCGTAAAAAAAGTAATTGTTGACCAGTTAGAGGTCGAAGAAGCAAAAGTAACCATGGAAGCATCTTTCAGCGATGACCTTGAAGCTGATTCACTTGATGTAGTTGAGTTAGTGATGGAGCTGGAAGATGAATTCGATATGGAAATCTCCGATGAAGACGCAGAAAAAATTGGAACTGTAGGAGATGCTGTGGACTACATAAATAAGTCACAGTCCTAATGAATGTATATCAACTTTATGTTTGAAATTATAGGAAAGCCTTGTTTTTTAACAGGGCTTTCCATTCATTTATTTAATGAATAACTATATCTAAAGATAGGTGGAAGTAAAGGTGAATTTTGAACAATTCCAAGAGCAAATTGGTGTCCATTTTCAGAACCAGGCACTGTTAAAAAAGGCTTTTACACATTCATCGTATGTGAATGAACATCGGAATCGGGGTTTGGAAGATAATGAGCGGCTCGAATTTTTGGGTGATGCGGTTTTGGAGCTTGCTGTATCCCAATTTTTATACCGTAAATTTCAGAAAATGAATGAAGGAGAGATGACAAAGTTCAGGGCTTCCATTGTATGTGAACCTTCTCTTGTTCATTTTGCTGAGAAGCTTCAATTTAATGATTTGGTATTGCTGGGAAAAGGAGAAGAAATGACGGGTGGACGAACCAGACCGGCATTACTGGCAGATGCTTTTGAAGGATTTATAGGAGCTTTGTACCTTGATCAGGGCTTTGATACTGTTTTGAGTTTTCTGGATGAATATGTTT from Virgibacillus sp. MSP4-1 harbors:
- the plsX gene encoding phosphate acyltransferase PlsX, translated to MKLAIDAMGGDHAPEAIVKGACTAVQNIPDLSIVLVGDQEQIKPFLTQTERMDIIHTTDVIKSEDEPVKAVRRKKNASMVLMANEVKEGRADACISAGNTGALMSAGLFIVGRIKGIDRPALSPTLPTLDGKGFLLLDVGANVDAKPQHLLQYGLMGSIYAEKVRGITNPRVGLLNVGTESQKGSDLAKKAFDLMDDAPIHFVGNVEARDFLNGVADVVVTDGFSGNIALKSIEGTALGMFSMMKEVFMKNVKTKIAASVLKSDLKGLKNKLDYSEYGGAGLFGLAAPVIKAHGSSNETAVYNAIQQACQLVEQDVTAKIEETVQSYKAEEGNE
- the fabD gene encoding ACP S-malonyltransferase; the protein is MKKVAFLFPGQGSQETGMAKAFYEKDEDVRTLVDQAEEVLQVPIKKLMFEGPQEELTKTEHAQPALLLSSLAALKVLEKEGIRPEMAAGHSLGEYSALVSAGALSAEDGLKLVQKRGQLMEKAYPAGKGSMAAVLGLDESTVQHTIQEISEQGEVVDIANDNCPGQIVISGTKQGIEQAVDKLKENGAKKVLPLNVSGPFHSRLMEPASGELAAELNQVNIKDADFPVYANVTAEPVQDQTEIRDLLVKQLYSPVRFSETISNMLEKDVDAFVEVGNGKVLSGLVRKVKRRAKTFSVQDPDSMNAFLEWYKEDS
- the fabG gene encoding 3-oxoacyl-[acyl-carrier-protein] reductase, translating into MLGGKNALVTGASRGIGRAIAIELAQNGANVAVNYAGNEQKANEVVKEIEDLGGRAFPVQANVSSSDDVKGMIKSVIDTFGSLDILVNNAGITRDNLLMRMKEEEFEDVIDTNLKGVFLTTKAVTRQMMKQKGGRIINIASIVGVAGNPGQANYVAAKAGVIGLTKTTAKELASRNILVNAVAPGYISTDMTDELDEETREMMLSAIPLNRLGKPENVAKVVKFLASEDAAYMTGQTLHVDGGMVM
- the acpP gene encoding acyl carrier protein, encoding MADVFERVKKVIVDQLEVEEAKVTMEASFSDDLEADSLDVVELVMELEDEFDMEISDEDAEKIGTVGDAVDYINKSQS
- the rnc gene encoding ribonuclease III, which codes for MEVKVNFEQFQEQIGVHFQNQALLKKAFTHSSYVNEHRNRGLEDNERLEFLGDAVLELAVSQFLYRKFQKMNEGEMTKFRASIVCEPSLVHFAEKLQFNDLVLLGKGEEMTGGRTRPALLADAFEGFIGALYLDQGFDTVLSFLDEYVFPEIKPGAFSHAMDYKSMLQEVVQQDQEGDIDYTIIDEKGPAHNREFIAEVTIQSEGFGKGSGRTKKEAEQNAAKEALDKIKEQQL